TTTTGTCATTTCCAGGCAAATAATATTATGCAAAAATCGGACATGTAAAATGGCCAGAGGGATGAGTAAGCGGGCAAGGTGGCTTGcaggtgtgcgtgtgtgccaaCGCAACGACCCCCACCTCCTTGTGCACCCCACCCCCCTCCCACTCATTCCACTAATTGCTTCCACTACGGAAAACGGAAAACACAATGCCGGCGCTTTATCACGCTTATCAGCAAACAACGTAAGCGCAACGTAATGACTAATCGGTATGTTAACCGCTTTTTTCGAAACTGTCAACCACCTGTAGCTCGGTGAATTATTCCCGACTTTTCGACTTTTCTCGCCGACGATGGCGTAATTGTTTTGATAATGCAAACAATGAGCGCTTGTCCATTTTTAGCCGGGCGACATTGAAgagaaattaaaagtaaataagggGGGAAGGTCGCCGAGTATCggcgtttaataattaatttgctgGCCAATTTTGGCAAGTCGCGCGCCGCATGCTTTATGCTTTGGCCAAATATGGCCGGGTTttccttttagtttttcaaattgttttgcCTTTTTCAGCAAACTGAGaattgagcaaaaaaaatatcactaaTACCATTTAGCGGTCTTATCGGACGCTCTCTTTCTGCCACCCGCACAGCAGCTGGGCGAGGGAAAGGGAGAGCAACAGGTGGCCGGCGAGTACCGTTAGGCATTCCAGCAATTGCGTAACTAATTAAACAATTGCCCGCAATTAAGTAAACATATTTGCCCAAATTAATGGAATACTTTTATCGCGGGGAATGGGAAAGTTTGAGATTTTCAtatgaatatataaaatcgaTTTTAGGCAATTTACCTAGTGAAAGGTGAGAGAAATAAGTGGTGTGAATATGAACCAAGTGGGTCAAGATTTACAACAGCTAAAGCGAAAGAAAACGCGAGGGCCGCCTAAAGACCCTGGGGCCATCGAAGGGTTAAGGCACAGATAGAAAATCGCGAAAAGGCGAAGACGACGACGTAATCGCTTTGCAATGCGAAAAGAAGCAGCCACAAATTGGAGCAATTGCAGAAGAACTAGAACCTAACCAAACTTTGGAGTCCCCTTtcacggcaacaacaacaacgagttGGCTTCTTCGCTTAATTTTGGAATATATAGAAGATTTAGAAAGGTGATTAGTAACGAAATTTCGACTGAACCACTAATTACCCGCTTGAGTTGTGTGTTCATGATGTTGTGCAGCTCGTTCCGTATGATGTTGAACTTCATCATGGTGTCCGAACTGAAGATGGATCTGCCAAAGGCCAATCCCGGATAATCTGCGCAGCGTCCCTTGTTCCTTCGCGCCTCCCGCTCCGCCACAATCTCGGCCGCCTCGCTGGTGCATCTTAATTTGGACCACTCGGCCGCCTGGCTGTCATCGTCATCCGCCAAAGCGATGCCCTCGTCGATCGCACCGCCACTGATGTCCGTGGCCAGGCTGTCGCTGCTCATCTCCATGGGATTGGACCGCTTGCTGCGCTCCTTTTTGCCGGAcgactttttcttcttctccgATTTCTCCGACTTCTCTGATTTCTCCGACTTTTCCCGCTTCTTTTTCTTGCTCTTGGCGGAGGACGTTGTGGTTGTAACTGCCGGAGGGGCTGCTCCTTCGGCTACGGAGACGCTGGCACCCTCATCCTGCACGCTGCTCTCGTCCGTGGGCGTGGGACTGTTGCTGCCCAGCGAATTGGTCACCGATTCGCTTAGAGGCAGGCTCAAAGTGCTCCTGCTGGGGGGCAGCACAGGTGCCTCTTCCTCCGGCGCTGCTGCTGGTTGCGTTTCACCCCTGAGATTGGAGAGGGCGCTCTTGGAGTCGCCGCGATAGAGGGCGGCCAGGATCTCCTGGACATTGGGCACATTGGGGCGGCGGGTGCCGGAGAAGCGCGGATGATGCTGGTGGCCACGACGCTTCAGCGAGGCGGGAACCAGGCTGCTGTGGCTGCCAGTGCCACTGGTGCTGGAGTCGTCGTGGTGCTCCATGTCCGATTCGTCGCTCCAGAAATCGCTGGCCGGGGAGGAACTGCAACTGTTGCTCCTGCTGCGCCGGAGGCTATCGAACCTTTCGTACAGCTGTGCTAGATACAATTCCGCCTCCTCATCGCAGTAGTAGAGCAGATCGTCGAGGAGGTTCAGCTGCTCCTCGATGGAACACCAGCGGGATGAAAGGCCAGAAGATTGCGAGTCCGCACGGGTTTTCCTCCTGGTCTTTctcggctgctgctgttttgactttttatcTCCCTTTAACAACTGTTTCGACCGCTGTTTCGGTTTGGCAACTGTTTTGCCAGACGGCTGCACTTGTGTTTTCTCTGAAAAGTTAGAATTGGTTTCTTCGATTGGCTGGCTAACCACTCTTTCctgttttggtatttttgcGTATTACAAACTCTGCCCTGAATATTTACAAATCCGATTAAATTCGGTTAATTTGTGGCCAAAATTGCTACGTGAATTTTTTTCTACTGAAACAGCTGTTGCTGGCTGGGCAGTGTGACCAGTCTGGAATATGCCAAAAATACCAATTCAGCTGGAGGGGCTGGCAGAATCGATCCGCGTTGCCAACTACTCGCGATCTAGCGCGTTTAGTGGGcaatttaaaagtgattttaaaaaaattataaaatattttacgctTTTGCTGCGGCTGTTTGTCCTGACCGCCGCTGGTCAGTAAGTGGCGATGTGCTCGCTTTATTTGATGCGCCAACGATTGCCGGCGCGCCGCGTTGCCAACGAATTTGATTTTTGGCCCTTGCTTAACGGTAATGCTGTTGCCGGTTAACGGTGGcgctgtggttgttgttggcgcgacttttgttgttgcatttttttgcttttgtatCGGTTGTGGTTGTTGCTTGACTTTaactgatgttgttgttggttgcgGTTTGTTGTTGTATCTCACTTTTTGCCATTCATATGCATTATTAACTTTTGCAGTTCCTATGTTTAATGTTTTCTCGTACATATTAATTATGAGCAATGCCTATggttgttgcttttttttgttgtatctcTGTGATTTGGTGCGTGTTGTTTTAtagtttttggtttggtttgctgtttttgttgcgGCTTTCAAACAGCTGGGCTCATGGTACCGTTAGTTTCGCTATTTTTATTGATGATTTAATACAGATCTTTTGCGAATTTTCATCGGCGCGTGAAAATTGCCAAGAGAGAGCCGCAACactttttatgtaatttatacAAATCGCTAGAATTCCATTTAAATCGGATTTAAATGAAAGCAGTGATTTTTGGAACGATTTAATTAGACCGAAcgggatttaatttaatttataggaGTGTAATTTGGttggtaattattttaattaattaagttttccCTCGACGGATTTATGAGCGGGCGGCTGCTGCTGAGTTTTCTGCTGCTTTTTCCTCGGCCCCTCGTTGTGTTGTGTTTGTGTTGTACTTGAATTTTGGGGCCATGCGCTCACCGTTAGATGAGAATGGGGAAACTCTCGCTCTCACTAGCTTCCTCTCTCTGTGGGTCTTTGCGTGTGGCACGTGTGCGAGTGAGTCAGCAATATGGATCCATATAGGATCCAATATGGATCCCCACCCAcccaaagagagagagagagagggataGAGAAAGAGAGTGTTTCACCAAATACATTTCTTCAACTCTTCCGCAGATTTTCGTCTCCCAATAAGAGAGAATTTTCAGCATTTGATTCATTTAATTGcttatcttttgtttttttcttcattCATTTTCAAGTTATTAGTCAGAGGCATCCGTTGTCTTTGTCATATTTGTTTTAGAGTCAACATTGTTTGGCTGAtaagtattttatttgaagGCCCACTTCGAGCGATAAGTTTCCCAAGCATTTTACCTGCCGACACTTTTTGAATCGCTGCCAAATGTCCTTGAAATACTTTCCCAAAATGTCGGAATCAAAAGACGAATCGCAATTCGAATTCTTTTTGGAAGCACTGAGGCCCACAACGAAAAATGTTCTAGATTCGAAGCTAATTCAGAGAAATAGAGAGTACGTGTACGTGCTTTTTTTTGCgagaacgattttttttttgttttttggcaaGCCAAGAGAAAAATTTAGCTGCGTTATTTGATATCTTGCGTTGGCTATTTTCAACAGATTTAAAAATAGCGCCTCTCCGCCAGGCGTTGCCAACAGCAAAGAcaggaaaagagagagagcgaaagagagggagtGCTACTTGTCAATTGCTGACTGCTTTGTTTgaaattcaaaaaagaaatttatgatgttttttggaatttaaaaaaatgtttccccCAAACAATTTCTCCGATTTCAAGCTGCCATGAAATTGGCGTTAAATTGCCGCTGCCCCATTTTCAAGACAATCTCCCCCAAAAAAACCACCGGCTGTCACCGAGTCGCTTTTAAATCGCCTGTTATAAATTTATGTGTATTTCTTGCCTTgaatgcatttcaaaatattgagCAGAAGCACTCAAAATATACGTATTTTTCTTAGGAACTAAAATGGCTTATGGTAAATTTTGAGGGGAAATGGCTTAAGATTCTGGACATCTGAAAACTGACAAATGGCGGTCTACATTTTCAAATGATTTATGGAATGTTTTCCTTGTGTTTCAGACGCCTTGTTAAGTGACTTAACTAATTATCGCTTTTTGACAGAAAGTTTTTGTATCCATTTCAATATTtgtcaaactttattttaagctGTCAGACGAATAATAGTCAACCTCAGGATaccacaaattaaaaattattagaaaaaaatgtttcagttttttaaaaaaatgacgTCATAGATGCATGTGTGCGTCAAAAAACTTACTCATGaaatatgggaaaatattaaattgataaCATAACAATATTTgagaaattacaaaaaaaaaatataaaatttctttattgaAGTTTAATTATTGTCTTTAAAACATAATGgaattttgttaatttgaaactaatttttttattactttacaTGACTCAGgttgaattattaaaaatattccgatCTTGTTTCTAAACCTATCTTAAGATCTACTCTATAGAATATTTCGAAAAGTGAACTTACGTTCTGCAGAGCCTTGTTCTTCTCCTCCAGCTTGCCGGTGACCAGAGTCAGGGCCTCCTGGGTCTGATCCAGCTCGTTCTCAACGGTCTGGATCTTCTTCTGCAGCTGGCGAGCCTCCTCCTCGGCCTACGgattcaaataataaataaaatgttattacaaatcaaggcaCTACATGGGAATTGCATGTGCTAACAAGATTTATGGTGTTGTGTGAAAGCCGGCAATTATGCTTTTTGTtacaataaatgtttttcaattcGTAGTCGGTTACACATGAGGGAAATTGCAAAGAAATGGTATTAAATACGATTTATAACAAAGAAggtgtttaatatttttcattatttttagtttaatattttatttaatattttgtaatataaaattcattatatGAATTCGTTTTTGAAAGAATTTCAAGTTTTGGatgttttttatagttacAAATACAAAGTTAGAAATgcacctatattttttttctgtgcaccaGGGGATAGGGAAATGGGGTGGCTGACTTTGACTCACCTTCTCGGCGCGGGTGTTGGCATCGCGTGCCTCCTGCTCGCAGACGAGAGCGCGCTCCAGAGCTCCGTCCTTGTCGACTTTCATCGCTTGCATCTTCTTCTTGATGGCATCCATGactgttttgttttgctacTGTACTGCACTCGAAAGAAACTGCAATCGAAACGGAGATGGATATTGAAGATTGCGATCGAAATTGTTGTTAAGTGCAGCCAATAAGGCAATTAGCAAATTTATGCGATAACCATCAATcgcaatggaaatggaaaaacaaaacaaggtTTAAACGAAAGTGAAACTCTGTGGAagttcatttgcattttacaataatttcaggagttatattttaagtaatttaaggGAACCTATTaaacttaatattaaattctataaaaatgaGTCAAACCCGGCTTATCTTTATGCTATCAGTAGCAGATACATATCTTTCTCTACTTTTCAAGATACTCATCGAGTGATTTCGAATAATGGCTAGCCTTATTTGGACGAAAGGTGGCAAAGCCAATAAATTATTCGGACTGGCCAAAAACCAAGCCGCCCAAGGCCCCCTCTCCAAGTCAGACTCATTGTTCAAGCTCATCCAACTGATAAATtgagaatttaatatttcgcTGGCGTCTCCGCACGACTTTTATTGCTCGATTCTTTCTCGGGCGTTTGCTTTTTTCGAGAGTGTTTTCTCATCTCACAGTAAATCATTTAAACGAGAATACCTGACTAGGTAATGCACGTTTCTGTTTCGGATTCCTGTCTTCAATTTCGGCGGGGAGACTTCGAACCCAAAAAGTGTGCTTAGTTATGCTGATCACATCTGAGCGAAGCTGGgcaaagatttttaaatagagAGTTCAGTCACCAACGAAGAATTGTGTCAGTAGATTGGGGTAAATCTGGGTTATGAGATCGGTTCctaaattgattaaaatttgtaataggtttaaaaaattaaaaataaaatatttttgaagattTGTAcatttatcaacagtttttttatttttataatattatgcaTATAATTGAGAAACTATATATTTTGGTGagctttttcttaaaatttttattcttaTTGTGGAACTTTGGATTCGGAAGTTGccatcttttaattaaaaaccccACAATGAATCATATGCCCAGCTGCTGTGGACTATTTCTCCTTTTTCCCAATCGCTCCAGACTTCTGACTCAATGTTAACGCAGCTGGAGGGTTTGGCCCCTTCTCAGGACCAGCTTTAGCCCTAACCCTCTGCCCCTTTCCTCCTGGCCAACACAAAACCCACTTGAACAACATTTGTCATGGCTCGAACCGAATGCAACCGCCGGCTAATTGACTCGAGTTTCGCCTcgtgaaattttaattctttatTACGGCTCATCGCTGTCATTTGTTGTTCTCCCGCCTTAAacatgcatttatttttaaaaactctgTTTA
This portion of the Drosophila takahashii strain IR98-3 E-12201 chromosome 3R, DtakHiC1v2, whole genome shotgun sequence genome encodes:
- the Tm1 gene encoding uncharacterized protein Tm1 isoform X10 — encoded protein: MYEKTLNIGTAKVNNAYEWQKVRYNNKPQPTTTSVKVKQQPQPIQKQKNATTKVAPTTTTAPPLTGNSITVKQGPKIKFVGNAARRQSLAHQIKRAHRHLLTSGGQDKQPQQKQKTQVQPSGKTVAKPKQRSKQLLKGDKKSKQQQPRKTRRKTRADSQSSGLSSRWCSIEEQLNLLDDLLYYCDEEAELYLAQLYERFDSLRRSRSNSCSSSPASDFWSDESDMEHHDDSSTSGTGSHSSLVPASLKRRGHQHHPRFSGTRRPNVPNVQEILAALYRGDSKSALSNLRGETQPAAAPEEEAPVLPPSRSTLSLPLSESVTNSLGSNSPTPTDESSVQDEGASVSVAEGAAPPAVTTTTSSAKSKKKKREKSEKSEKSEKSEKKKKSSGKKERSKRSNPMEMSSDSLATDISGGAIDEGIALADDDDSQAAEWSKLRCTSEAAEIVAEREARRNKGRCADYPGLAFGRSIFSSDTMMKFNIIRNELHNIMNTQLKRAESEVAALNRRIQLLEEDLERSEERLGSATAKLSEASQAADESERIRKALENRTNMEDDKVALLENQLAQAKLIAEEADKKYEEVARKLVLMEQDLERSEEKVELSESKIVELEEELRVVGNNLKSLEVSEEKANQREEEYKNQIKTLNTRLKEAEARAEFAERSVQKLQKEVDRLEDDLLNVRGKNKLLQEEMEATLHDIQNM
- the Tm1 gene encoding uncharacterized protein Tm1 isoform X3 encodes the protein MYEKTLNIGTAKVNNAYEWQKVRYNNKPQPTTTSVKVKQQPQPIQKQKNATTKVAPTTTTAPPLTGNSITVKQGPKIKFVGNAARRQSLAHQIKRAHRHLLTSGGQDKQPQQKQKTQVQPSGKTVAKPKQRSKQLLKGDKKSKQQQPRKTRRKTRADSQSSGLSSRWCSIEEQLNLLDDLLYYCDEEAELYLAQLYERFDSLRRSRSNSCSSSPASDFWSDESDMEHHDDSSTSGTGSHSSLVPASLKRRGHQHHPRFSGTRRPNVPNVQEILAALYRGDSKSALSNLRGETQPAAAPEEEAPVLPPSRSTLSLPLSESVTNSLGSNSPTPTDESSVQDEGASVSVAEGAAPPAVTTTTSSAKSKKKKREKSEKSEKSEKSEKKKKSSGKKERSKRSNPMEMSSDSLATDISGGAIDEGIALADDDDSQAAEWSKLRCTSEAAEIVAEREARRNKGRCADYPGLAFGRSIFSSDTMMKFNIIRNELHNIMNTQLKRAESEVAALNRRIQLLEEDLERSEERLGSATAKLSEASQAADESERIRKALENRTNMEDDKVALLENQLAQAKLIAEEADKKYEEVARKLVLMEQDLERSEEKVELSESKIVELEEELRVVGNNLKSLEVSEEKANQREEEYKNQIKTLNTRLKEAEARAEFAERSVQKLQKEVDRLEDEMIKEIEHYALVGDQLDWTFVEMMGMPPFYNERYPKPPTPELTEEEKAALEAAAQAAAEAKARAEEAAARGEEAAAEGEGGAVPAEGAAPGEPGAAPAEAAVEAPVEHVRTPTPPPPPPFEYSIDLPPEGAEVPYVRNAEPGDFAPPAEAPPAEGAPPAEGAPPAEGAPPVEGAPPAEGAPPAEGAPPAEGAPPAPAAEGEAAAAPAPPPAEGEAAPAAAPAPAEGEAPPAPPAEAAPAAEAPPA
- the Tm1 gene encoding uncharacterized protein Tm1 isoform X1, producing MYEKTLNIGTAKVNNAYEWQKVRYNNKPQPTTTSVKVKQQPQPIQKQKNATTKVAPTTTTAPPLTGNSITVKQGPKIKFVGNAARRQSLAHQIKRAHRHLLTSGGQDKQPQQKQKTQVQPSGKTVAKPKQRSKQLLKGDKKSKQQQPRKTRRKTRADSQSSGLSSRWCSIEEQLNLLDDLLYYCDEEAELYLAQLYERFDSLRRSRSNSCSSSPASDFWSDESDMEHHDDSSTSGTGSHSSLVPASLKRRGHQHHPRFSGTRRPNVPNVQEILAALYRGDSKSALSNLRGETQPAAAPEEEAPVLPPSRSTLSLPLSESVTNSLGSNSPTPTDESSVQDEGASVSVAEGAAPPAVTTTTSSAKSKKKKREKSEKSEKSEKSEKKKKSSGKKERSKRSNPMEMSSDSLATDISGGAIDEGIALADDDDSQAAEWSKLRCTSEAAEIVAEREARRNKGRCADYPGLAFGRSIFSSDTMMKFNIIRNELHNIMNTQLKRAESEVAALNRRIQLLEEDLERSEERLGSATAKLSEASQAADESERARKILENRALADEERMDALENQLKEARFLAEEADKKYDEVARKLAMVEADLERAEERAEQGENKIVELEEELRVVGNNLKSLEVSEEKANQREEEYKNQIKTLNTRLKEAEARAEFAERSVQKLQKEVDRLEDEMIKEIEHYALVGDQLDWTFVEMMGMPPFYNERYPKPPTPELTEEEKAALEAAAQAAAEAKARAEEAAARGEEAAAEGEGGAVPAEGAAPGEPGAAPAEAAVEAPVEHVRTPTPPPPPPFEYSIDLPPEGAEVPYVRNAEPGDFAPPAEAPPAEGAPPAEGAPPAEGAPPVEGAPPAEGAPPAEGAPPAEGAPPAPAAEGEAAAAPAPPPAEGEAAPAAAPAPAEGEAPPAPPAEAAPAAEAPPA
- the Tm1 gene encoding uncharacterized protein Tm1 isoform X11, coding for MYEKTLNIGTAKVNNAYEWQKVRYNNKPQPTTTSVKVKQQPQPIQKQKNATTKVAPTTTTAPPLTGNSITVKQGPKIKFVGNAARRQSLAHQIKRAHRHLLTSGGQDKQPQQKQKTQVQPSGKTVAKPKQRSKQLLKGDKKSKQQQPRKTRRKTRADSQSSGLSSRWCSIEEQLNLLDDLLYYCDEEAELYLAQLYERFDSLRRSRSNSCSSSPASDFWSDESDMEHHDDSSTSGTGSHSSLVPASLKRRGHQHHPRFSGTRRPNVPNVQEILAALYRGDSKSALSNLRGETQPAAAPEEEAPVLPPSRSTLSLPLSESVTNSLGSNSPTPTDESSVQDEGASVSVAEGAAPPAVTTTTSSAKSKKKKREKSEKSEKSEKSEKKKKSSGKKERSKRSNPMEMSSDSLATDISGGAIDEGIALADDDDSQAAEWSKLRCTSEAAEIVAEREARRNKGRCADYPGLAFGRSIFSSDTMMKFNIIRNELHNIMNTQLKRAESEVAALNRRIQLLEEDLERSEERLGSATAKLSEASQAADESERARKILENRALADEERMDALENQLKEARFLAEEADKKYDEVARKLAMVEADLERAEERAEQGENKIVELEEELRVVGNNLKSLEVSEEKANQREEEYKNQIKTLNTRLKEAEARAEFAERSVQKLQKEVDRLEDEVSKGKEKYKTIAQELEYADLNNY
- the Tm1 gene encoding uncharacterized protein Tm1 isoform X8, with translation MYEKTLNIGTAKVNNAYEWQKVRYNNKPQPTTTSVKVKQQPQPIQKQKNATTKVAPTTTTAPPLTGNSITVKQGPKIKFVGNAARRQSLAHQIKRAHRHLLTSGGQDKQPQQKQKTQVQPSGKTVAKPKQRSKQLLKGDKKSKQQQPRKTRRKTRADSQSSGLSSRWCSIEEQLNLLDDLLYYCDEEAELYLAQLYERFDSLRRSRSNSCSSSPASDFWSDESDMEHHDDSSTSGTGSHSSLVPASLKRRGHQHHPRFSGTRRPNVPNVQEILAALYRGDSKSALSNLRGETQPAAAPEEEAPVLPPSRSTLSLPLSESVTNSLGSNSPTPTDESSVQDEGASVSVAEGAAPPAVTTTTSSAKSKKKKREKSEKSEKSEKSEKKKKSSGKKERSKRSNPMEMSSDSLATDISGGAIDEGIALADDDDSQAAEWSKLRCTSEAAEIVAEREARRNKGRCADYPGLAFGRSIFSSDTMMKFNIIRNELHNIMNTQLKRAESEVAALNRRIQLLEEDLERSEERLGSATAKLSEASQAADESERARKILENRALADEERMDALENQLKEARFLAEEADKKYDEVARKLAMVEADLERAEERAEQGENKIVELEEELRVVGNNLKSLEVSEEKANQREEEYKNQIKTLNTRLKEAEARAEFAERSVQKLQKEVDRLEDDLLNVRGKNKLLQEEMEATLHDIQNM
- the Tm1 gene encoding uncharacterized protein Tm1 isoform X12, coding for MYEKTLNIGTAKVNNAYEWQKVRYNNKPQPTTTSVKVKQQPQPIQKQKNATTKVAPTTTTAPPLTGNSITVKQGPKIKFVGNAARRQSLAHQIKRAHRHLLTSGGQDKQPQQKQKTQVQPSGKTVAKPKQRSKQLLKGDKKSKQQQPRKTRRKTRADSQSSGLSSRWCSIEEQLNLLDDLLYYCDEEAELYLAQLYERFDSLRRSRSNSCSSSPASDFWSDESDMEHHDDSSTSGTGSHSSLVPASLKRRGHQHHPRFSGTRRPNVPNVQEILAALYRGDSKSALSNLRGETQPAAAPEEEAPVLPPSRSTLSLPLSESVTNSLGSNSPTPTDESSVQDEGASVSVAEGAAPPAVTTTTSSAKSKKKKREKSEKSEKSEKSEKKKKSSGKKERSKRSNPMEMSSDSLATDISGGAIDEGIALADDDDSQAAEWSKLRCTSEAAEIVAEREARRNKGRCADYPGLAFGRSIFSSDTMMKFNIIRNELHNIMNTQLKRAESEVAALNRRIQLLEEDLERSEERLGSATAKLSEASQAADESERARKILENRALADEERMDALENQLKEARFLAEEADKKYDEVARKLAMVEADLERAEERAEQGENKIVELEEELRVVGNNLKSLEVSEEKATQKEETFETQIKVLDHSLKEAEARAEFAERSVQKLQKEVDRLEDEVSKGKEKYKTIAQELEYADLNNY
- the Tm1 gene encoding uncharacterized protein Tm1 isoform X4, whose translation is MYEKTLNIGTAKVNNAYEWQKVRYNNKPQPTTTSVKVKQQPQPIQKQKNATTKVAPTTTTAPPLTGNSITVKQGPKIKFVGNAARRQSLAHQIKRAHRHLLTSGGQDKQPQQKQKTQVQPSGKTVAKPKQRSKQLLKGDKKSKQQQPRKTRRKTRADSQSSGLSSRWCSIEEQLNLLDDLLYYCDEEAELYLAQLYERFDSLRRSRSNSCSSSPASDFWSDESDMEHHDDSSTSGTGSHSSLVPASLKRRGHQHHPRFSGTRRPNVPNVQEILAALYRGDSKSALSNLRGETQPAAAPEEEAPVLPPSRSTLSLPLSESVTNSLGSNSPTPTDESSVQDEGASVSVAEGAAPPAVTTTTSSAKSKKKKREKSEKSEKSEKSEKKKKSSGKKERSKRSNPMEMSSDSLATDISGGAIDEGIALADDDDSQAAEWSKLRCTSEAAEIVAEREARRNKGRCADYPGLAFGRSIFSSDTMMKFNIIRNELHNIMNTQLKRAESEVAALNRRIQLLEEDLERSEERLGSATAKLSEASQAADESERIRKALENRTNMEDDKVALLENQLAQAKLIAEEADKKYEEVARKLVLMEQDLERSEEKVELSESKIVELEEELRVVGNNLKSLEVSEEKATQKEETFETQIKVLDHSLKEAEARAEFAERSVQKLQKEVDRLEDEMIKEIEHYALVGDQLDWTFVEMMGMPPFYNERYPKPPTPELTEEEKAALEAAAQAAAEAKARAEEAAARGEEAAAEGEGGAVPAEGAAPGEPGAAPAEAAVEAPVEHVRTPTPPPPPPFEYSIDLPPEGAEVPYVRNAEPGDFAPPAEAPPAEGAPPAEGAPPAEGAPPVEGAPPAEGAPPAEGAPPAEGAPPAPAAEGEAAAAPAPPPAEGEAAPAAAPAPAEGEAPPAPPAEAAPAAEAPPA
- the Tm1 gene encoding uncharacterized protein Tm1 isoform X7, with product MYEKTLNIGTAKVNNAYEWQKVRYNNKPQPTTTSVKVKQQPQPIQKQKNATTKVAPTTTTAPPLTGNSITVKQGPKIKFVGNAARRQSLAHQIKRAHRHLLTSGGQDKQPQQKQKTQVQPSGKTVAKPKQRSKQLLKGDKKSKQQQPRKTRRKTRADSQSSGLSSRWCSIEEQLNLLDDLLYYCDEEAELYLAQLYERFDSLRRSRSNSCSSSPASDFWSDESDMEHHDDSSTSGTGSHSSLVPASLKRRGHQHHPRFSGTRRPNVPNVQEILAALYRGDSKSALSNLRGETQPAAAPEEEAPVLPPSRSTLSLPLSESVTNSLGSNSPTPTDESSVQDEGASVSVAEGAAPPAVTTTTSSAKSKKKKREKSEKSEKSEKSEKKKKSSGKKERSKRSNPMEMSSDSLATDISGGAIDEGIALADDDDSQAAEWSKLRCTSEAAEIVAEREARRNKGRCADYPGLAFGRSIFSSDTMMKFNIIRNELHNIMNTQLKRAESEVAALNRRIQLLEEDLERSEERLGSATAKLSEASQAADESERARKILENRALADEERMDALENQLKEARFLAEEADKKYDEVARKLAMVEADLERAEERAEQGENKIVELEEELRVVGNNLKSLEVSEEKATQKEETFETQIKVLDHSLKEAEARAEFAERSVQKLQKEVDRLEDDLVLEKERYKDIGDDLDTAFVELILKEQ
- the Tm1 gene encoding uncharacterized protein Tm1 isoform X6 gives rise to the protein MYEKTLNIGTAKVNNAYEWQKVRYNNKPQPTTTSVKVKQQPQPIQKQKNATTKVAPTTTTAPPLTGNSITVKQGPKIKFVGNAARRQSLAHQIKRAHRHLLTSGGQDKQPQQKQKTQVQPSGKTVAKPKQRSKQLLKGDKKSKQQQPRKTRRKTRADSQSSGLSSRWCSIEEQLNLLDDLLYYCDEEAELYLAQLYERFDSLRRSRSNSCSSSPASDFWSDESDMEHHDDSSTSGTGSHSSLVPASLKRRGHQHHPRFSGTRRPNVPNVQEILAALYRGDSKSALSNLRGETQPAAAPEEEAPVLPPSRSTLSLPLSESVTNSLGSNSPTPTDESSVQDEGASVSVAEGAAPPAVTTTTSSAKSKKKKREKSEKSEKSEKSEKKKKSSGKKERSKRSNPMEMSSDSLATDISGGAIDEGIALADDDDSQAAEWSKLRCTSEAAEIVAEREARRNKGRCADYPGLAFGRSIFSSDTMMKFNIIRNELHNIMNTQLKRAESEVAALNRRIQLLEEDLERSEERLGSATAKLSEASQAADESERIRKALENRTNMEDDKVALLENQLAQAKLIAEEADKKYEEVARKLVLMEQDLERSEEKVELSESKIVELEEELRVVGNNLKSLEVSEEKANQREEEYKNQIKTLNTRLKEAEARAEFAERSVQKLQKEVDRLEDDLVLEKERYKDIGDDLDTAFVELILKEQ
- the Tm1 gene encoding uncharacterized protein Tm1 isoform X9; protein product: MYEKTLNIGTAKVNNAYEWQKVRYNNKPQPTTTSVKVKQQPQPIQKQKNATTKVAPTTTTAPPLTGNSITVKQGPKIKFVGNAARRQSLAHQIKRAHRHLLTSGGQDKQPQQKQKTQVQPSGKTVAKPKQRSKQLLKGDKKSKQQQPRKTRRKTRADSQSSGLSSRWCSIEEQLNLLDDLLYYCDEEAELYLAQLYERFDSLRRSRSNSCSSSPASDFWSDESDMEHHDDSSTSGTGSHSSLVPASLKRRGHQHHPRFSGTRRPNVPNVQEILAALYRGDSKSALSNLRGETQPAAAPEEEAPVLPPSRSTLSLPLSESVTNSLGSNSPTPTDESSVQDEGASVSVAEGAAPPAVTTTTSSAKSKKKKREKSEKSEKSEKSEKKKKSSGKKERSKRSNPMEMSSDSLATDISGGAIDEGIALADDDDSQAAEWSKLRCTSEAAEIVAEREARRNKGRCADYPGLAFGRSIFSSDTMMKFNIIRNELHNIMNTQLKRAESEVAALNRRIQLLEEDLERSEERLGSATAKLSEASQAADESERARKILENRALADEERMDALENQLKEARFLAEEADKKYDEVARKLAMVEADLERAEERAEQGENKIVELEEELRVVGNNLKSLEVSEEKATQKEETFETQIKVLDHSLKEAEARAEFAERSVQKLQKEVDRLEDDLLNVRGKNKLLQEEMEATLHDIQNM